In the Gymnogyps californianus isolate 813 chromosome 3, ASM1813914v2, whole genome shotgun sequence genome, one interval contains:
- the OTOR gene encoding otoraplin, with the protein MTQRVYLVVLLLCLGLMCPLVTGIFMDKLASKKLCADDDCVYTISLARAEEDYNAPDCRFINIKKGQLIYVYSKLVKEKDSGEFWAGSVYGEQYEDHMGTVGYFPSSLVSEQHVYQEANKTVPTTDIDFFCE; encoded by the exons atgacacaaCGTGTTTATTTGgttgttttacttttgtgtCTCGGATTAATGTGTCCTCTTGTAACTGGAATTTTTATGGACAAGCTTGCCAGCAAGAAGCTGTGTGCTGATGACGACTGTGTCT acacCATTTCCCTTGCCAGAGCAGAAGAGGATTATAATGCTCCAGACTGCAGattcattaatattaaaaaagggCAGTTGATTTATGTTTACTCAAAactagtgaaagaaaaagactcTGGAGAATTCTGGGCTGGAAGT GTTTATGGAGAACAGTATGAAGACCATATGGGGACAGTTGGTTATTTCCCTAGCAGTTTAGTCTCAGAACAACATGTCTATCAAGAAGCAAATAAGACTGTTCCTACAACG